One genomic window of Clostridia bacterium includes the following:
- a CDS encoding MBL fold metallo-hydrolase yields the protein MSSSAGNAFYLESGQTRLMIDAGQSGRALTEALEVGSGCQPQELAALFLSHGHRDHVQGAGVMARRYKQLSVYATEGTWGEMEQIVGPICPTQKKTFSVGKIIELGDLKIKPFRVAHDACDPVGFLFSNGEKRLGMVTDSGIFTSEMVKTLYNADCLVLEANHDPDLLWNGSYPWPLKKRVAGTKGHLSNQAAGEALAQIIGPRTRQIVLIHLSRENNQPELALETVKGILEENKACLRKLKIEVAPHDQPSNYITI from the coding sequence ATGAGTAGTAGTGCTGGTAATGCTTTTTATTTGGAAAGCGGACAAACTAGATTAATGATTGATGCCGGACAATCTGGTCGGGCTTTAACTGAGGCCTTGGAAGTGGGATCAGGTTGTCAGCCCCAAGAATTGGCGGCTTTGTTTTTATCACACGGTCATCGCGACCATGTGCAGGGAGCGGGGGTAATGGCTAGAAGATATAAGCAATTAAGTGTTTATGCTACAGAAGGGACTTGGGGAGAAATGGAACAAATTGTGGGTCCGATTTGTCCTACCCAGAAAAAAACTTTTTCTGTGGGTAAAATTATAGAACTAGGTGATTTAAAAATAAAACCTTTTCGGGTGGCTCATGATGCTTGTGATCCAGTAGGGTTTTTGTTTAGTAATGGTGAGAAACGTTTAGGGATGGTGACTGATTCGGGAATTTTTACTTCTGAAATGGTGAAAACTTTATATAATGCTGATTGTTTGGTACTAGAGGCCAATCATGATCCAGATTTGTTGTGGAATGGTTCTTATCCTTGGCCACTTAAAAAAAGGGTGGCTGGGACAAAGGGACATTTGTCTAATCAGGCTGCTGGGGAGGCTTTAGCCCAAATTATTGGACCGCGTACCCGGCAAATAGTTTTAATTCATTTAAGTCGCGAAAATAATCAGCCGGAATTGGCTTTAGAAACTGTTAAAGGGATTTTAGAGGAAAATAAGGCTTGTTTACGAAAATTAAAAATTGAGGTGGCACCTCATGATCAACCCAGTAATTACATAACCATTTAG
- a CDS encoding M23 family metallopeptidase, with amino-acid sequence MGDKQARFRVGMQQLFQQCRFREQKWVLFLGICFLVGAFFYLGSHKVIDSQKQGQICEVGPVWPMERWAILVGGEPLVVLASEAEAKGVLEDLPTYYFSAGEIKVVECAFAEDVLIMPWHKLEPRLVTKKEALCLLAEGREKEAEHVVKEGESLWTIAQKHGLTVEQMESFNPDYQNKYLQPGDVVVLQKKEPLLTITSTVEVSVKEKMPYKIVYEQNQNLRLGEEKIKEYGKAGLRETTYRITKCNGIETERELLAEKIVEEPRSRIIQRGTQVMIASRGGTSIFTWPVRGRITSPYGKKRGSSVHTGLDIGAPQGTSVVAAGKGRVISAGWKGGYGYCVDLDHGQRLVTRYAHLSKINVSVGQNVNQGSLIGKVGSTGNSTGPHLHFEVLVRGRHTNPLNYLP; translated from the coding sequence ATGGGAGATAAGCAAGCACGATTCAGAGTTGGGATGCAGCAGCTTTTTCAGCAATGTCGATTTAGGGAACAAAAATGGGTCTTGTTTTTAGGAATCTGTTTTTTGGTGGGAGCATTTTTTTATTTAGGCAGTCATAAAGTTATAGATTCACAAAAACAGGGCCAAATTTGTGAAGTGGGGCCTGTTTGGCCAATGGAGCGTTGGGCCATTTTGGTAGGAGGTGAGCCCTTGGTTGTTTTGGCTAGTGAGGCTGAAGCCAAGGGGGTACTTGAGGATTTACCCACTTATTACTTCTCCGCGGGAGAAATAAAAGTGGTAGAATGTGCATTTGCAGAGGATGTTTTAATTATGCCTTGGCATAAACTTGAGCCGCGGTTAGTAACTAAAAAGGAAGCTTTGTGTTTGTTGGCCGAGGGTAGGGAAAAAGAAGCGGAGCATGTGGTCAAGGAGGGGGAGTCATTATGGACGATTGCCCAAAAGCATGGTTTAACCGTGGAGCAAATGGAAAGTTTTAATCCCGATTATCAGAATAAATATTTACAGCCTGGAGATGTTGTGGTGCTTCAGAAAAAGGAACCTTTATTAACTATAACTTCCACCGTGGAAGTAAGTGTAAAAGAAAAGATGCCTTATAAGATTGTTTATGAACAAAATCAGAATTTACGTTTGGGTGAAGAGAAAATTAAGGAATATGGTAAGGCTGGATTGCGGGAAACTACTTATCGGATAACGAAATGTAATGGGATAGAAACAGAACGGGAATTATTGGCAGAGAAGATAGTGGAGGAGCCGCGGTCGCGAATTATTCAGCGGGGTACACAGGTAATGATTGCTTCCCGGGGTGGTACCAGTATTTTTACTTGGCCAGTGCGGGGACGAATTACCTCTCCTTATGGGAAAAAGCGGGGAAGTTCCGTACATACTGGTCTTGATATTGGGGCCCCACAGGGGACTTCTGTTGTAGCGGCAGGTAAAGGTAGGGTCATCTCTGCTGGTTGGAAAGGTGGTTATGGTTATTGTGTGGATTTAGACCATGGACAGCGATTGGTTACTCGTTATGCTCATTTATCTAAAATTAATGTAAGTGTGGGGCAAAATGTTAATCAAGGTAGTTTGATTGGTAAAGTAGGTTCTACGGGGAATAGTACTGGACCACATTTACATTTTGAAGTATTAGTACGGGGCAGACATACAAATCCCCTGAATTATTTACCATAG
- a CDS encoding copper amine oxidase N-terminal domain-containing protein, with translation MSKRNLLFVSIMLCLLLLTVGCSQTELNYLALQQEVNSLKVLESNGSFSFSLKIGPDFSLEQTFKIFSKTDLNKEIATLELYLAGSEEPLTEMIMEKDTLYFYLPGIIEFLSTLGYDEIAAEFATLFKGAEYLSTQKSFFNQKQTHIIQKLLTALPEGYPDFSTNLITEKDQTFTLEMNGQQVFNLVFDFLEHNLLNNEAIVNWLGQVLDSLSDEELTLLNLDPAERSVYETMLTIASQELETEQATYLKDLNILKKDLLVEIQPYLDGFTFSNTLSQDSLGAYNSQVNLRLEQPGIDFQLSGQNRTREIAPFTITIPDKVIAFSELTPKMVIDVEQANYTLNGEQGSLIIHNIEGHLYLPLRKIGELLGEEVGWDSELGYAYVVRNGLPLEMTGIIIDDRIYIKIRDFEKLSYQVKWDEATRSATIIPSLF, from the coding sequence ATGTCAAAAAGAAATCTTTTGTTTGTCTCAATTATGCTTTGCTTACTTTTATTAACAGTAGGCTGTAGTCAAACAGAACTGAATTACCTGGCTTTACAGCAAGAAGTAAATTCATTAAAAGTATTGGAGAGTAATGGCAGTTTTTCCTTTTCCCTAAAAATTGGCCCCGATTTTTCACTGGAACAAACATTTAAAATCTTTAGTAAAACAGATTTAAACAAGGAAATAGCCACTTTGGAACTTTACTTGGCAGGTTCGGAAGAACCACTTACCGAAATGATCATGGAAAAGGATACTCTTTATTTTTACTTACCGGGAATCATTGAATTCCTATCTACACTTGGTTATGACGAAATAGCGGCCGAATTTGCCACTCTCTTTAAAGGGGCCGAATATCTTTCCACCCAAAAGAGTTTCTTTAATCAAAAACAAACCCATATTATACAGAAGCTACTCACCGCTCTTCCGGAGGGTTATCCAGATTTTAGTACTAATTTAATTACTGAAAAAGACCAGACCTTTACCCTTGAAATGAATGGGCAACAAGTCTTCAACCTTGTCTTTGATTTTCTCGAACATAATCTTCTCAACAATGAAGCAATTGTCAACTGGCTAGGTCAGGTTCTGGATAGTCTTAGTGACGAAGAATTAACCCTACTCAATTTAGACCCTGCCGAAAGGTCAGTTTATGAAACCATGTTGACCATTGCCTCACAAGAATTAGAGACTGAACAAGCCACTTATTTAAAAGACCTCAACATACTAAAAAAAGATCTCCTTGTAGAAATACAACCTTATCTAGATGGCTTTACTTTCAGCAACACCTTATCTCAAGACTCCTTAGGTGCCTACAATTCACAAGTAAACCTGCGGCTTGAACAACCCGGTATAGATTTCCAGCTTAGTGGTCAAAATCGCACCCGAGAAATTGCCCCATTTACGATAACCATACCCGACAAGGTAATCGCTTTTAGTGAACTAACCCCCAAAATGGTTATTGATGTTGAGCAGGCTAATTATACGCTAAATGGTGAACAAGGTTCTTTAATCATTCATAACATTGAAGGTCATCTTTATCTACCCTTACGAAAAATTGGTGAACTCCTAGGCGAAGAAGTAGGCTGGGATAGTGAATTAGGCTACGCCTATGTAGTACGCAATGGTCTTCCTTTAGAGATGACCGGCATCATTATTGATGATCGCATCTATATTAAAATTAGGGATTTTGAAAAATTGAGTTATCAAGTGAAATGGGATGAAGCAACACGTTCCGCTACCATTATTCCAAGCCTTTTTTAA
- the trxB gene encoding thioredoxin-disulfide reductase codes for MYDVLIVGGGPAGLTAAIYACRAGWRTLLIEAGAFGGQATTTDWIENYPGFAAGISGPDLMAEFYQQAERLGCSFLLTEVKSLIKDGNLIKLVSEEKEVVGKVAIIATGARPRELGVKGEKEFHGKGVSYCATCDGFFYRDKKVVVVGGGNAAVKEALFLSKIAREIVLLHRRDQLRADQILAEQVQKTEKINIRWSTVLEEIKGSDKIEVVRLRNLKSGKEEEMAIEGVFIYVGMEPVTEFLGNEFKKTQGYLVTDQFLRTNLPGIFAIGDCREKEARQIATAVGDGASVMVGVEAYLQDALFLGGN; via the coding sequence ATGTATGATGTGCTGATTGTGGGTGGTGGACCAGCTGGTCTTACAGCTGCTATTTATGCTTGTCGGGCTGGTTGGCGGACTTTACTTATAGAGGCTGGTGCTTTTGGCGGCCAAGCGACCACTACGGATTGGATAGAAAATTATCCAGGTTTTGCGGCAGGAATTTCCGGCCCGGATTTGATGGCAGAGTTTTATCAGCAGGCTGAACGCTTGGGATGTAGTTTTCTGTTAACTGAAGTGAAAAGTTTAATTAAGGATGGTAATTTAATTAAGCTGGTAAGTGAAGAAAAAGAAGTAGTTGGTAAAGTGGCGATTATTGCTACTGGGGCTCGACCGCGAGAATTGGGTGTAAAAGGTGAAAAGGAATTTCACGGTAAGGGTGTTTCTTATTGTGCTACCTGTGATGGTTTCTTTTATCGAGATAAAAAAGTAGTGGTGGTAGGTGGAGGTAATGCCGCTGTTAAAGAAGCATTGTTTTTAAGTAAAATTGCACGGGAAATAGTTTTGCTGCACCGACGTGATCAATTACGGGCAGATCAAATTTTAGCAGAACAGGTTCAAAAGACGGAAAAGATTAACATTCGCTGGTCAACGGTTCTAGAAGAAATTAAAGGTAGTGACAAAATTGAAGTGGTGCGACTTCGTAATTTAAAAAGTGGGAAAGAAGAGGAAATGGCCATAGAGGGTGTTTTTATTTATGTAGGTATGGAGCCGGTTACTGAGTTTTTAGGTAATGAATTTAAAAAAACCCAGGGATATTTAGTTACTGATCAATTTTTAAGGACAAATCTACCGGGGATTTTTGCGATTGGTGATTGCCGGGAAAAAGAGGCTCGACAAATTGCCACTGCGGTAGGTGATGGGGCTTCTGTCATGGTGGGAGTGGAAGCTTATTTGCAAGATGCTTTATTTTTGGGGGGGAATTAG